The following is a genomic window from Enterobacter cloacae.
CTGACCTACACGAGGCTGCATGATCGACTGGAGCGCATCTGTAATATTGCATCCCATCTCGAATACAGCCGTATTCAGGCACATAAGATTTCCCTAATCAACGGAAGCAGTGCCTCCTGATCCTACCATTGCATCCGGAAATTAAACGGGCAGGAACTGCACTGTATGTTCCGACCCAGCAGCTGCCCGTTACCCTTTTCTTTAGTATAAAATGACTTTCGCCGACAACCGGAAGTGAATCATGTCAAATAAATGAAAAATCAGTAATTTATGTAGGCGGGGTGTTTGGCTGATCAGGGCAGGGTGGTATAATAACGCTGGTGCTGGAGGCTTTTGCCCCAGCCAGCGGTAACACTGTTTGACTGTGGTAAAAGCAGAAAGCCCCGAGTAATTTTTCAATTAACCTGTACTGCACCCATTTTGTTGGACGATGAAATGGAATAGTCCCTGATATGTCAAAGCCAAAATACCCCTTCGAAAAGCGCCTTGAAGTCGTGAATCACTACTTCACAACTGATGATGGTTACAGGATCATCTCTGCACGTTTTGGTGTGCCTCGAACCCAGGTCAGGACGTGGGTTGCCCTCTATGAAAAACATGGAGAAAAAGGTTTAATTCCCAAACCTAAAGGCGTTAGTGCTGATCCAGAGTTGCGCATTAAGGTCGTGAAAGCCGTGACCGAGCAGCAGATGTCCCTCAATCAGGCTGCTGCTCACTTTATGCTTGCTGGTAGTGGTTCTGTAGCCAAGTGGCTGAAAGTCTATGAGGAGCACGGAGAAGCTGGTTTACGCGCACTCAAGATCGGCACCAAAAGAAACATTACAATGTCAGTTGATCCAGAAAAAGCGGCGTTAGCATTGGAGCTGTCGAAAGACCGACGTATTGAGGATCTTGAAAGACAAGTTCGATTCCTTGAAATGCGGCTTACGTATCTAAAAAAGCTGAAAGCCTTAGCTCATCCCGCGAAAAAGTGAAAGTACTCAACGAGCTAAGGCAGTTTTACCCTCTTGATGAGCTTCTCAAGGCAGCGGAGATACCGCGCAGTACGTTTTATTACCATCTAAAGGCTCTCAGCAAGCCTGATAAGTATGCGGATGTTAAAAAGCGTATTGGTGAGATTTATCACGAGAATAAAGGTCGTTACGGATACCGTAGGGTAACGTTGTCTCTCCATCGAGACGGGGAACGGATTAACCATAAAGCCGTTCAGCGCCTGATGGGAACCCTCTCGCTTAAGGCAGCGATTAAGGTCAAACGATACAGCTCCTACAGAGGAGAGGTAGGGCAAACCGCCCCCAATGTTCTCCAAAGGGATTTCAAGGCTACACGGCCAAACGAGAAGTGGGTTACCGACGTTACTGAATTTGCAGTCAATGGGCGAAAGCTGTATTTGTCTCCAGTAATAGATCTCTTCAACAACGAAGTTATTTCTTACAGCCTGTCGGAAAGACCTGTGATGAACATGGTCGAGAATATGCTCGATCAGGCATTCAAAAAGCTTAAGCCTCACGAGCATCCTATTCTGCACTCTGACCAGGGATGGCAGTATCGTATGAGAAGGTATCAAAACATCCTTAAAGAACAAGGCATTACACAGAGCATGTCCAGAAAAGGCAATTGTCTGGATAATGCAGTCGTGGAATGTTTCTTTGGAACCTTAAAGTCGGAGTGTTTTTATCTTGACGAGTTCAGTAATATAAGCGAACTGAAGGATGCTGTTACGGAATATATTGACTACTACAACAGCAGAAGAATTAGCCTGAAATTAAAAGGTCTGAGTCCAATTGAATATCGAACCCAGACCTATGTGCCTCGTGTTTAACTGTCCAACTTTTTGGGGTCAGTACAACCCGAGGCCCCTGTATGCTAGTCACATTCAGAGTAGCCTCTTGCCTGCTTAAATGCAAGGAGAAGAAGGCCATTGTTAACACCAAGCTGTAATGTCCCCTTTGAACCATTCTAAAATGTCCCCAGACAATTCTCTGGGGGATTTTTCATGATCAAAGAGACTGTTACGATGAGTCATAAGGAACTCGACCGACTTCACATTATTCAGGAGTCACTTAATCGCCATATTACTCAGGAACAAGCTGCGGCACGCATTGGCATTTCTATTCGGCAGGTTAAACGTCTGGTGCAACGGTATAGAAATGAAGGGCCTTCTGGTCTAGTTTCCCGCCGACGTGGAAAGCGTCCCAATAATTCCTTTTCTACCGAATTCAGAGCAACAGTAATTTCACTCCTCAAAGGCCGCTACGCTGATTTTGGACCTACGCTTGCGTGCGAAAAATTGCGCGAGATACACGGCTTGTGTTTATCCATTGAAACTCTCAGGAAGTGGATGGTAGAGGAGGGCATATGGCGCGAACGTCGTCGTAAGTTTGCCCGAATTTATCAGCGCCGGATGCGGCGCCCATCCTACGGTGAACTCATCCAGATTGATGGCTCGCCTCATGACTGGTTTGAAGGTCGGGGCCCCAAATGCACACTGATAGTCTTTATCGATGATGCTACCAGCGCTCTGATGGCGCTACGATTCGCTCCTGCAGAAACAACCCGGGCTTACATGGAAACCCTCCGGGGTTACCTTAATGATCATGGCGTACCACTGGCTCTCTATTCTGACAGACACAGTATATTCAGAGTAAATAACCCGGAGCGGGAAGGAGAGTTGACTCAGTTCACACGTGCGATAAAGACACTGGGCATCGAGCCAATCCATGCCAACAGCCCGCAGGCAAAAGGGCGGGTAGAGCGTGCCAATCAGACACTGCAGGACAGGCTGGTCAAAGAAATGCGGCTTCAGGGTATCAGTGATATTGAAACAGCAAACGCATGGTTGCCGACCTTTATTGAAGCCTATAACAACCGGTTTGCTACGCCGCCTCGTATTGCTGATAACGCCCATCTTGATGTACACCATTCTGAAGAGGAACTGGGTTATATCTTCAGCCTCCAGGCGAAGCGCGTTCTCTCCAAAAATCTCACTTTCCAGTACAAAAGCAGTGCGTTTCAGATTCGCAGTGAAGGCCGGGGATATCGACTTCGGCATTCGGTTGTCACGGTATGCGAAAGCTTTAACGGTGAAATTAAGGTTCTGTATGATGGGAAAGCGTTGGGATGGGAAAAATATGTTGATGGCCCGGAGCCTATACCACTGGATGATGAAAAAAGTGTCCATGAACGTGTGGATAATGCCCGTTTTGATTTACGCTCAAAATTCTACGTAAAACCTAAAGCTGACCATCCTTGGCTCACGCGCCGCACGCAAAGTAATCAGCAAGTGAAGCCCCCTAAATTACCCAGAAAGAAGGCTGATCCCGATAAAATGGACTGAAACCAGGCGTTATTCAGTTGAGTGCATATCCAGTCATAGGATAGATTCTTACGTAGCGTTTCTGGCGTGCATTTTCGGGTGGTTTGTTACTGTTTTTAACGGGGACACGTCAGAAACGCGCTCAGGCCGTCTGAGCGGTACGCGTAATGCGGCGTTATGGTAAATAGCCTATGCTAATGTCCGCTAAGAGCGAGATATAGTCATTCGTACCCTGAGAATTACACTTTGAAGTGATTCAGGGTATGCGCTTACTGGTTACGAATATTGAGCGAGAATCATGTGATGATCGCCGCTTTTCTTTCGAGCCAGTAGGTGCTCCACGTTCGCTAACGAATACTCAGGGCATGCAGATAAACTGCTGGCTATATTTCTTTCGAAGAGCGTGGAATGCATACCAATCCCCGATAAAAAGGAGTTGGTGATGACTGTGACTAATCAATTTGCTGCGCACGTTGGTCTGGACTGGGCTGATAAAAAACACGATGTCTGTGTTCAGTTTAAAAACGGTGAACGCGTATTCGATGTGATTGAACATACAGCAGAAGCGCTTGATGCCTGGCTTACTGAGTTACACCAGAAAGTAAAAGGTAGAATCGCAATAGCTCTCGAACTGAAGAAGGGCCCCGTGGTATATGCTCTTCAAAAATACCCCTTTATCACCGTTTTCCCCGTCCACGCATTGTCCCTGGCTCGTTATCGGCAAGCCTTCTCGCCCAGCGGCGCTAAAGATGATCCGCAGGATGCCGAGCTGGCATTAGAGTTAATGCTGCGTTACCCCCAGAAGATAAAAGCTATTGAACCCGACAATGCGGATATTCGCTTACTTCAGCAACTGGTTGAGCAACGTCGTCAGTTGGTTGAAGATAAACGACGCTTTGTGAACCGGATAATCAACACGCTTAAACAGTATTATCCTCAGCCACTGGAGTGGTTCTCACATCGGGGTAGCTTACTGTTGTGTGAGCTGATTATCCGGTGGCCCAGTCTGCAACAACTGAAACGAGCCAGACGCGACACGATCCGCAACTTTCTGAATGCCAAAGGTGGTCGCGCTATGGCCCTTACCGAGCAACGTGTTGCGAGTATTGATAATGCGATCCCATTGACTACAGACCCGAGTGTTATAGAGGCTAATGCTTTGATGGCAGCAGCACTGGCGACACAAATTAAAGTCGTGAGTGAAATCATCAAAACCTATGACGAACGAATCGAAACGCTGTTTGACACATTGCCAGATGCGGGGCTGTTCAAATCACTTCCGGGCATGGGACCGTGCATGGGCCCACGGATGCTTGCTGCACTTGGTGATAATCGTGACCGGTTTAACAGCGCTGAAGAAATTCAAAACTACGCAGGTATAGCACCGGTGACCGAACGAAGCGGCCAAAAATCATGGGTTCACTGGCGATGGCAATGTGCCAAGTTCGTCAGGCAGACCTTTGTTGAATGGGCTGCCAAGACGGTTAATTCATCATACTGGGCCAAACTGTATTATCAGGGCCTTAGAGAAAAGGGCAAATCTCATCAGTCTGCGATCCGGGCACTGGCGTTCAAATGGATAAGGATCATTTACCGCTGCTGGAAGGCCAGAACCTGTTATGACGAAGCGAAATATTTGCTGGCTCTCGAAGCGAGACACTCGCCCTTACTGAAGCCATAAAAAGCTTGTCGAATGTCTCAGGGCGTGAAGCGGACATTGCAGACTGCCCAGTAGAAAAAGTGCTATCAGAATTATCTAAAGGAAGATCGTATTTACCATGTCTCATTCTAACTGTTTAATAAATTACAAAAATTAAAATTTCCATTTAATATCATCGCGTTAAGCAAGAGAATTAAACCTCTCATTTAATTTATGATTCTTATTTAATTCATGAGTTGGTGTAAAAATAGGTTGCCGCACTATAGAAAGACACATATTTAAACCCAGCAGGAAATCATATTTGAAAGTAATGTGTTTAAGGGGCTGCGTAACAAGAACAGCAAGTAAACACATAGTAATAACAGTTACCATTCCCATTTCGCAAGTGGCCATATCAGAGGTGAACTAATGCCTGCTGCAATTTTAAGAATTAAGGTTATCCTAATAATTCTGGCACTGTTGCAAAGTTAGCGATGAGGCAGCCTTTTGTCTTATTCAAAGGCCTTACATTTCAAAAACTCTGCTTACCAGGCGCATTTCGCCCAGGGGATCACCATAATAAAATGCTGAGGCCTGGCCTTTGCGTAGTGCACGCATCACCTCAATACCTTTGATGGTGGCGTAAGCCGTCTTCATGGATTTAAATCCCAGCGTGGCGCCGATTATCCGTTTCAGTTTGCCATGATCGCATTCAATCACGTTGTTCCGGTACTTAATCTGTCGGTGTTCAACGTCAGACGGGCACCGGCCTTCGCGTTTGAGCAGAGCAAGCGCGCGACCATAGGCGGGCGCTTTATCCGTGTTGATGAATCGCGGGATCTGCCACTTCTTCACGTTGTTGAGGATTTTACCCAGAAACCGGTATGCAGCTTTGCTGTTACGACGGGAGGAGAGATAAAAATCGACAGTGCGGCCCCGGCTGTCGACGGCCCGGTACAGATACGCCCAGCGGCCATTGACCTTCACGTAGGTTTCATCCATGTGCCACGGGCAAAGATCGGAAGGGTTACGCC
Proteins encoded in this region:
- the insJ gene encoding DNA-binding protein, with the translated sequence MSKPKYPFEKRLEVVNHYFTTDDGYRIISARFGVPRTQVRTWVALYEKHGEKGLIPKPKGVSADPELRIKVVKAVTEQQMSLNQAAAHFMLAGSGSVAKWLKVYEEHGEAGLRALKIGTKRNITMSVDPEKAALALELSKDRRIEDLERQVRFLEMRLTYLKKLKALAHPAKK
- a CDS encoding integrase, whose product is MKVLNELRQFYPLDELLKAAEIPRSTFYYHLKALSKPDKYADVKKRIGEIYHENKGRYGYRRVTLSLHRDGERINHKAVQRLMGTLSLKAAIKVKRYSSYRGEVGQTAPNVLQRDFKATRPNEKWVTDVTEFAVNGRKLYLSPVIDLFNNEVISYSLSERPVMNMVENMLDQAFKKLKPHEHPILHSDQGWQYRMRRYQNILKEQGITQSMSRKGNCLDNAVVECFFGTLKSECFYLDEFSNISELKDAVTEYIDYYNSRRISLKLKGLSPIEYRTQTYVPRV
- a CDS encoding transposase, whose translation is MIKETVTMSHKELDRLHIIQESLNRHITQEQAAARIGISIRQVKRLVQRYRNEGPSGLVSRRRGKRPNNSFSTEFRATVISLLKGRYADFGPTLACEKLREIHGLCLSIETLRKWMVEEGIWRERRRKFARIYQRRMRRPSYGELIQIDGSPHDWFEGRGPKCTLIVFIDDATSALMALRFAPAETTRAYMETLRGYLNDHGVPLALYSDRHSIFRVNNPEREGELTQFTRAIKTLGIEPIHANSPQAKGRVERANQTLQDRLVKEMRLQGISDIETANAWLPTFIEAYNNRFATPPRIADNAHLDVHHSEEELGYIFSLQAKRVLSKNLTFQYKSSAFQIRSEGRGYRLRHSVVTVCESFNGEIKVLYDGKALGWEKYVDGPEPIPLDDEKSVHERVDNARFDLRSKFYVKPKADHPWLTRRTQSNQQVKPPKLPRKKADPDKMD
- a CDS encoding IS110 family transposase, whose protein sequence is MTVTNQFAAHVGLDWADKKHDVCVQFKNGERVFDVIEHTAEALDAWLTELHQKVKGRIAIALELKKGPVVYALQKYPFITVFPVHALSLARYRQAFSPSGAKDDPQDAELALELMLRYPQKIKAIEPDNADIRLLQQLVEQRRQLVEDKRRFVNRIINTLKQYYPQPLEWFSHRGSLLLCELIIRWPSLQQLKRARRDTIRNFLNAKGGRAMALTEQRVASIDNAIPLTTDPSVIEANALMAAALATQIKVVSEIIKTYDERIETLFDTLPDAGLFKSLPGMGPCMGPRMLAALGDNRDRFNSAEEIQNYAGIAPVTERSGQKSWVHWRWQCAKFVRQTFVEWAAKTVNSSYWAKLYYQGLREKGKSHQSAIRALAFKWIRIIYRCWKARTCYDEAKYLLALEARHSPLLKP
- a CDS encoding IS6 family transposase, which gives rise to MNPFKGRHFQRDIILWAVRWYCKYGISYRELQEMLAERGVNVDHSTIYRWVQRYAPEMEKRLRWYWRNPSDLCPWHMDETYVKVNGRWAYLYRAVDSRGRTVDFYLSSRRNSKAAYRFLGKILNNVKKWQIPRFINTDKAPAYGRALALLKREGRCPSDVEHRQIKYRNNVIECDHGKLKRIIGATLGFKSMKTAYATIKGIEVMRALRKGQASAFYYGDPLGEMRLVSRVFEM